One Aegilops tauschii subsp. strangulata cultivar AL8/78 chromosome 2, Aet v6.0, whole genome shotgun sequence genomic window, GCACAGAACGAAAATGGCGCGCGTAGCACTGGTGCTCACAATTTGCTTCATGGGTTTCTACCCATCCCTCGCGTGGTCCTCCAATTCCAACCACACCGACTTCCTCTCGTGCCTCTCGACGAAAATCCCCAGCCAGCTCGTGCTCACGCCGAGCTCGCGCTCGTTCAAGCCGCTCCTGGTGTCGTCCATCAGGAACGCCAGGTTGGTGGCGCCGGCGACGGCGAGCCCCCCGCTCTGCATCGTGACGCCCACCCAGGCGTCGCACGTCCAGGCCGTGGTGCGCTGCGGGCGCAGCCACCGTGTGCCCGTCCGCGTGCGAAGCGGCGGGCATGACAACGAGGGCCTCTCGTACCGATCGGCGACCCCCAACGGCGAGGCGTTCGCGGTGATCGACCTTTCCAAGTTCAACGCCGTACGGGTGGACGCGCACGCGGCCACCGCGTGGGTCGACTCTGGGACGACGCTCGGGGAGCTCTACTACCGCGTCGCCACGGCGGCGCCCGGGCTGGGCTTCCCGGCTGGCGTGTGCCCGACCGTCGGCGTGGGGGGCCTCATCAGCGGCGGCGGCATGGGCCTGATGATGCGCAAGAACGGCCTCTCCGCCGACAACGTCCTCGACGCCACCATGGTCGATGCCGAAGGGAACCTCCTGCCGGACAAGAAGGCCATGGGGGACGACCTCTTCTGGGCTAtccgcgggggcggcggcgggaacTTCGGCATCGTGCTGTCCTGGAAGCTGAGGCTCGTGCCGGTCCCACCGAAGGTGGCCTTCTTCAATGTCACCAAGACCATGGACCAGGGCGCGGTCGACGCAGTCACCAAATGGCAGACTATCGCGCCGGCGCTCCCTGAAGACCTAAGCGTACGTGTCGTCATCCAGAAGCGTCAGGCTACCTTCCAGTCCCTGTACCTCGGCAACTGCAGCGCGGTGGTGGCGACGATGCGCAGCCGGTTCCCGGAGCTCGGCCTCACGCGTGGCGACTGCAAGGAGATGAGCTGGTTGCAGCACAAGGCGTACCTATACTTCGGCGACACCAGCAAAAACATGCCGTTGGAGGCGCTCCTTCTCAACCGCTCCATGACCATAGGCCCCTTTGTCAAGAACAAGTCCGACTACGTCAAGAAGGCCCTCACGAGGGATGCATGGAAGAAGATCTTCCTCTGGCCCGACAGCGGGGCGGTGGGGCAGCTCATCCTGGAGCCGCACGGCGGAATGATGAGCCGCATCGCCGACGACTACACGCCGTTCCCGTACCGGAGCGGCGTGCTTTACAACATCCAGTACGTCGAGTTCTGGAACGGCACAGGGGGGCACGGCACGCCGAAATGGCTCAGCGGCCTGTACGA contains:
- the LOC109781540 gene encoding berberine bridge enzyme-like Cyn d 4; translation: MARVALVLTICFMGFYPSLAWSSNSNHTDFLSCLSTKIPSQLVLTPSSRSFKPLLVSSIRNARLVAPATASPPLCIVTPTQASHVQAVVRCGRSHRVPVRVRSGGHDNEGLSYRSATPNGEAFAVIDLSKFNAVRVDAHAATAWVDSGTTLGELYYRVATAAPGLGFPAGVCPTVGVGGLISGGGMGLMMRKNGLSADNVLDATMVDAEGNLLPDKKAMGDDLFWAIRGGGGGNFGIVLSWKLRLVPVPPKVAFFNVTKTMDQGAVDAVTKWQTIAPALPEDLSVRVVIQKRQATFQSLYLGNCSAVVATMRSRFPELGLTRGDCKEMSWLQHKAYLYFGDTSKNMPLEALLLNRSMTIGPFVKNKSDYVKKALTRDAWKKIFLWPDSGAVGQLILEPHGGMMSRIADDYTPFPYRSGVLYNIQYVEFWNGTGGHGTPKWLSGLYDDFMAPLVSKSPRGAYVNYRDLDIGVNKVVGGVTSYETAKVWGERYFGLANFKRLAKIKRKVDATDYFRNEQSVPPLLLIRE